The genomic stretch TCCTCTTTTGCCATTGAAGGTGGGACTGTCTAGCCAAGACGGTGCGCTCAGAAGGCTATTTTGGATGCTACAGAGGTATTCTTTGCATTTCAAACAAACCTACAGCTGTGCCTTACTTTGAACTTAATCCCGCCACTGCTTTTTTCACTGTTTTCACTGCAATCCCTCGCTCATTCGCTCAGCGGTGGCATTGCCCTCCGTGGTAGTGAGCCATTCTATTCTATTTGTGTTTGCGACTGAGTCATTAGCTGGTTTGTGTCCTTCAGGCGCAGCAGTCAACCTCACTCTTGTCACACCGGAAAAAGCCATCAAACTGGCAGCTAACGATGCCTTCAGACAGAAACTCTCAAAGGACGGGTAAGCTCTCAAAACACTGGATTTTAAGTTGGAACTTACATATTTTACTGACACGTTAAATAGCAtgaaacaggggtgtccaaacctttttttttgctgggggccacgttgatatttatgtatattaagtggtgtgaaaaagtgtttgcccccttcctgatttcttatcttttggcatgtttgtcacacttaaatgtttcacatcatcaacctaattgaaatattagtcagtgacaacacagctgaacacaaaatgcagtttttaaatgaaactttttattattaagggggaaaaaaacatccaaacctacatggccctccgtggaaaagtgattgccccctaaacctaataactggctggGCCACCCAAAGTAACTATATTAAGAATGCTTTTGTCTCTGTGTCATTAGGCATTTGCCCCTGTGGGGGGAGGTTCTGGCAGGGTGTGGGGCTGGTACCTGCCAGGTGGTGGTAACCACACCAATGGAGATGCTCAAAATCCAACTACAGGACGCAGGGAGGCTGGGTGAGATAGTCGCCGATCATTTACAAAAAACTGGCTTCCAGAAACTCAAATCCTTTGTTCAACGACAAAATTACATCCAGTGAGAGGAATGCGGGCTCACATTCGTTTCATTCATCAGCTGCCCAGAGGAAAGTCCAGACACCAGCTCAGGCTACCGGTCCTGGTCCAGCTCCATCACTGACGGCACCACAGCCGGCCCGACCCGGTGCTCCCCAGCGGACGTCTGCCACCAGCATCACGGTGCAGCTGCTGAAGACTCGAGGTCTGGCTGGTCTCTATAGGGGAGCAGGAGCCACCTTAATGaggtcatacacacacacaaatgtttgttttttacacttttagggTTGCTCTTAGTTCAAATCAGTAGAGGTGGTCCTCCTAAATCGGGACTCATGCCTAAATAAACACTTAAGTTATTCACACCGTACACAGAACACAGGACAAtacagcagaggtgtccaaactttttccaccgagggccacatactgaaaaatgaaaggatgcaagggacacTTTGACAATTGTAAACCAAGAtgatgtatatttcaagaaaaaaactgcatgacttcattcccataatattgtaactttttagcaaacctaattttccaaaaattaccactttcttcttttatttatttattttttaaataatattatgaagaagtaacgtctttctttaatgtttcaactttatgctactaaaatgatgtgtaTTTTCCTCGCTGTATTACGACGTTATGCTGGGAAaatttgtttattcttgtaaaatttctgctgattcttttcttttttttttatcactgtcgctttcatgggagcagatcctttaataTTCAAGGAtacaatctttatccttaatgacggTCGCAACAGTCGAGCGGTCCAGACCAGAAGTGcgtttctcctctctctgagcGACTGTATTTATGACGTTCATTTCCACTTCCACTTCCActtgatggctttccttttctttggcgcactgccaccagaagagcctgccttaTGTTTGGAAGTCACATGGATATGTTGTAAATAAATGTACCTAATCATGCCCTGTGCCCCTTGCCTAAAGTCAGGATATATGGTCCAAAATGAATGAAGGAATGTAGCAAAAGGTATGGCCGAGTATAGTCTATAGGCTAAGAAAATACTTTTAAGCTCTATGTCATACTAAGTACagaaatcccttgtttatcgcggttaaattGAATATTTGGGTAGTTatggcgtagaaaacctgtttacgatcttctaaatacataagagccctctagacatgaaataacacccctatagtcacctttacatgaaTATTGGCCTACATAGTagagtttaccttgtaggggaaaaaagggtggcggacgggaagtgacgtcagggtttCGGAgtcgagttttagcttgttgtgggctatggccgcaacagtagcctgtgttactattgttatgatgatgatgatgattattattatttcaacctgcaatgaaagcttgttgttccggtgatcaagtttGATGCAActagtgaccaatgtggaatactacattcacaagttgaatggtggtcttaatggcttatgtttgtattttagttcatttaccgGGCAAAAAAACCTgacaatttgcttaaaaattgatatttttggactaataataggccatagacaatcataaaacagcaatcatttattaatttcggAAAAAGcgcaatagagtgaggcagGACtgtttattagtatttttatcTTAGCAGTAAGTTGATTTCTCAGCTGTTTCTGCTTGAATTCAAACGTTGTCGTTACTCTTTTGATTGGTTCAGTGTGGATTACATAAGCGTCATGCACAGTGTTTGTTGTACAGGATCCTCTAATCAACACTAATCAATACATTCCCCCAGCTATGTCTGGCTTCTATGTTATAGTACGAAAGGCTGTGTCCCTGCTTTGGTCTGATAGCTTTCAGTCACTGATATCCATCCTTCTTTCCCAGTTCTCACCTAGGATAAAATAAGCTCTGCGTTCACATGCAACTAAACCCTTTGACGCGACATCTTTTTCAGGGATGTCCCCTTCTCAATGATCTACTTCCCACTGTTTGCCAACCTGAACTCGCTGGGGAGGGAAAAACACGGAAGTCCGAGCGACGTGCAGGCCCGAGCGCCTTTCTGGCAGTCCTTTGTGGCCGGCTGCGCTGCGGGCTCGGTGGCAGCTGTGGCCGTCACGCCGCTGGACGGTGAGTGTGGAAAGTTATCAGGAAATTATTGCATAGCCACCCTGACTTGGTGTGTTTTGgctcattgtcctgctgcagaacccaagttggtttcaggattttttggtagacagcagaattcatggttcctttTATCACAGCTtcaaggtcctgaagcagcaaaacagccccagaccatcacactaccaccaccatattttactgttgatgtgatgttctttttctgaaatgcggcgttacttttacgccagatgtaatgggacacacaccttccaaaaagttcaaacttttgtctcgtcaggccacagagtattttcccaaaggtcttggaggatctgcagaacccaagttggtttcagcttgaggtcacaaacagatggtcgTACATTTTCCTTTaggtttttttggtagacagcagaatttttcagagcaagtcttccacgtcctgaagcagcaaaacaaccctagaccatcacactaccaccaccatattttactgttgttactaatagctctcactgtggtttgctggagtcccaaagctttagaaatggctttataacattttgtagactgatagagctcaattactttctttcggtgatttgatgacctgaaacattgaattgtgacaaatatgcacacaaaaaaaagatgagcatcacactaccaccaccatattttactgttgttactaatggctctcactgtggtttgctcgagtcccaaagttttagaataggctttataaccttttgtAGACTGACAGggctcaattattttttttgtttggtgacCTGAAAtactgaagtgtgacaaacatgcaacaaaaacaaGATATCAGGAAgggagggcaaacactttttcacccaactgtatttataaattattccCGACATATGGTAAATAAGATGTGTTGTCTGCCTAAAAAGGCCTATTTTCGGAGGAAAATATGTTTGACCAAAAACTCTGTATGCATGCATTTGACTGACAAGCTACTACAGGTATAGCTGACAGTCATGTCGTAGTTTAAATTAACAAGAGGTCTTTCCCACCCATAGTCATAAAAACCCGCCTGCAAACACTGCAAAAAGGCGAAGGAGAGGACAGCTACAGAGGAATCATTGACTGCACACGGTAAacgttttattatatatatatgtatatgagtGTAACATTCGATTTAtaattgtgtgcgtgtgcttttGCAGGCGCATAATGAGGCGAGAGGGGCCGTCAGCGTTCCTAAAGGGCGCAACGTGTCGTGCGCTGGTCATCGCCCCCCTTTTTGGCATTGCACAGGGTGTCTACTTTCTTGGAGTTGGGGAGATGCTGCTGGGTTTGCTGGGATAGCGATACCTGCAGTGCTGTCTTCTCCACGTGTCATTTTGCTGCATCAATCAGCAGTACCCTGTGCACATACGGAGCGGGTGACAAGAGGCTCTGCTTGTGAACCCAGCATTATCGGGTCGCAGGCAACAGGGTTCTATTGGTCAAACAGGGTCCTATgcatgtgctgcaacacatctGGAGCTGTTCCTTTACCCCAGAAAAGACAATCTGGTTTTAAGATTTCATACAGATTAAAAATTGGATCTATTCACGCCTGCCGTGTTACGTATTCCTCCCACTCCATTCGTGTGCTCTGAGTTGTAATCTTCAGATTCCCTGCCTGGATTGACATGTGCGTCCTGTCAGTAGGTTGTTTGCTAATCTGATGGTAATGATTTAAtccctgtacacacacacacaaacacacgcgcaGATCACTTCCGGCCTAAAAGACGACACACTGCTGGGCTACTATTTAAACCTTGACTTCCTCCTCTTCAAAACTTGAGAGCTCAACAAATTGGACGAAGCGCTACTGAGTATGTTGCTTCACAATATGTGTGcccagtaaaaaaaatgtacgaaCGCCTTATTATTGTTGcaagtttaaaacattttttttctgttgagtattattttggagtactatttaaaaaaaacaaaacaattaagcactaaaaacattttttatataatgCACATGCATTGCTGTAGTTTGTATAACTAGGCTACTTCATTTTACCAATGTAGTGTGTTTACAACTTGGAAATAAACACACAAGTCTTCTGTGTCCCACTCATTTATTACTTTGGATTTTGAATACatcatgcacatactgtacagtaatcacTCGCTACACgtttcttggttgaatacggcctattaattaaaaaaaataatgcatatttatgcaaattgtgcttattcttggcctaaattaagcattttaaagcataacatggctaaatgaactacctaaatgaactgaaatacaaggcagaagaatcATTCCATTTATGACTGTAATACTGTTATTCTACATTggccgctaggtgtcagtaattggtCAGTGAAACGGGCACGAACTCGTCACTACAGTTCCCCTGGGGAACACTTTTACTGTAACACTtctcgagcaggagttttatttactcCTTAAATGTCTCATTATGTcgactacattgggtaatacgagtgtattgtaatggcggaaGTAGGCTGTCCAGAATAAAATAGAACGACGACGTATGAGTCTTTatcttatttatatatatgtttgaTTATATGGTCTAGTTAGCAAGTTggccacagtcacagtcaggacatcgggaagacttgggttcgaatctcatttatggggcatttctgtgtggagtttctccctcgtgcgtgggttttctttcctcccacattccaaaaatatgcatgttaggttaattggcgactctaaattgtccatagctatgTATGtgtttgaatggttgtttgtctacatgtgccctgcgattggctggcgaccagtccagggtgtacctcacctgtcgcccgaagtcagctgggataggcgacCTACTAATAACGACCACgagcctaatgaggagaagcgggatAGATGGatgtctgattatatctactatatcaggtaatacaaatgtaaaggtgactacatgggtgttatttcatttcttgaggactctaataatgataaaaaaaacgcattgagaagatcgtaaacaggttttctatgccataactacgagaatattccatttattaatatttaatcctCCTTCACTTGTcgctgtcaggtctggaaccaataaaccgcgataaacgagagatggctgtacagtatatttcacaCACCCGGTTGAAATTACATTCAAAGCAGTCACCTCagttaaaacaataattaaaaaaataataaggcACTTGGGTAGGTGTTCTCGTCGCCTTACTAAAATTATGCAACAATGCTCCGTTCCACTTTAGGGACAGTGTTGACCAACTGTTCCCTTCAAATCCGTGGTTAATCTGTAAATTTGCGGTTGGGGTTGGCACCAAACAAGGACACTCTGACTTCAGGCATCATCTgtatgaagaaaaaacaacacccaaaaatcaaaggatattttgtaaagcaacacatgtcgatatggtatgtgtgtgtgtgtgtgtgtgtgtgtgtgtgtgaagaaaaaacaggtgaaatgctacaaaaatgacattttctctcatattacgagtttattctgagaacattttaacttttctcCTTCAACtatgcctttttttcttaatattttaactttattcttgtacaattacagcttcccccccccatttctcctgtttttttaaatttatttaaatgtgctTTCAACTTtccatttgtacattttcttctcataattatgacttcatattttgattttattctcataatataacttcttccccagcctaattttccaacttttatCGTTTTTTTCCCATGATATTACGTCCTtcaatttttccccaacctaattttccaaaaatgacaactttattcattattttgtttctaatattacgtctttaaaaaaatatataattttttttaaacatttaaactcttatgctactaaaatgtcattatttttcctcatcacattccgagtttattcttgtaaaatcacaactttgttcttgttaaaatacaactttttttcctgaatattttgacgtttttaccatttctgctgttgctttttttttttttttttttttttttaaagaaatccaaatatttcaactttcttcttgtaatttttcgtCTCGTGAGGAGGACTTTCTTCCGAAAATATTTTAACTGTATTCCCGTAATATGAAAATTTCCCAACCTAAtattcccaaaattacaacttcattcttttgtttgtttctcttactattaggactttttttttaaataacgtcttttttcaactttatgctcctaaaatgatgttatgttacctcataattttacaaagtTGTTCtcataaatgactttttttttcttaatattttcactttcttcttgtgaaattactgctgatttttcaatttttccacagcggttgttttttttaaatcttttcttgttaagtaatattttttaaacgtgcctcaggccaataaaaaaacagccacaagccacagatggccccctggccgcactttggacacccgtgctgtACGGTGTATATATAAACAGAGGGGATCATAATCCCATATGTCCTATTTATGAGTGAATATACAGTGACATTAACCATACGTACACATCAGAAACATATGTAGCGTATTGCCAAATTCTACACCTTTATGTTGTGCAACATTTGAAGTGTAATTATGCAGGAAAGCCAAGCATATAACCCCCAAAGATGTACATAATATTCTGTACCAGTGATGACTGCGTGGACTGCAGCGCCCTCTACAGGCCGCCGGTTGCAAATTCTGTTAGTTGACGTGAAAAGGAGCCCGATTCTGCTCATTCCAGGGGCAATCAAAGCGATACTCTAATAAAACGCGATATAAATGTGCTAATTGTTACcagaaaacaggaaaaaagaaTTGTTACGGGAGAATCTGGCATGGAGACGTCCCCTCAAACCAGAAGTACTTCCCTATATCACCACCAAGTGGCACTGTGCAATATTACAGTCcctgaaaacaaaaaagtctTTCCATTCTGCCTCAACTTCCTAAAGTTGTGACGTAACAAATTCTATCGCTCTCGTGGAAATATTGTAAAGTTCTGGTGTCCaaaaagtgcggcccgggggggcCACGTGCGGAGCACGgctgttttttgtaaaaaatataacaacattgtaaaaatataattttaataagaaatctaaaaaaaacccaaacccaacaacagcaaaaatggaattgtaattttacaaaaataaagtgaaaatatgaaagaGAAATTGTTGTAacatgttgtaattttacaagagtaacatataacaatattatgagggaaataacatcattttattagcataaagttgaatagcactttatttatttatttgtattatttatttgtattaatgtctcttctgtttttgttgcttaatttattggtatatatgttattgtgtttatgtttcttatgttcttattctttcttgtgttttctttcttttcttgggagaatgaacagaataagattttcattgcatggtataactgctgttttaccatgcacatgacaataaaactctcttgaatcttgaaatattaaagaaatatgttttttttaagttataatttgaaaaacaaacaaaacaatgaataaagttgtaatttttagaaaatgtggttgcataaaaagttataatgttatgagaaaaatgtcaaaatataatggaaataaagtcagaattccaGGAAGagcatttacaggaaaaaactgaaatatttggaaaaatgtaaaaaaaaaaaaaaaaaaaagataagtgaaatggaaaaaaagctgtaatttcaaataaaaataattaaaaaaattttttttagtaTCTTTATcttagaattgaaatattaaaatgtttttttaaagttgtcatatgaaaaacaaaataaagttgtaattttatggaaAATTAATTTGGGGAAagagttaaaatgttaaaagtaataaagtctaaatattataggaataaagtcatcatatcaacaacaagaaaatgtacaaagattatttaagaagaaacatttggaaaatgttggaaaaaaaaacaaaaaaagggaaaagtcacCACAAATGAACGATAATGATGATTGATAGACTCAAAGCTGTCTcgcagcaactatggtgcattcaaggccTGCCGAACAAATCTCAGCACTTGATGAAAAACTAAACAGAAACATGTCAAATTGTGGTCTCTCCATTTTACGTAATATCACGCATGTATTAATTATTACTGATTTAATGTGAATGGGAAGTGTTAGGATGCTGAATGGCGAATGTCCAGACATCCACTGTACATAAACCTAACACAAAGGAAACGTAAGATAAGGCCTCGCTTCTTTACCTGATGCGCTAGAAGCTCTAGTCTGTTCTCCAAAGTGTTGGACACTTTTATCTTGCCATTGTCATTGTACACGTCCACCCCTCCACagctggaaaaaacaaacatgtccaaAGTATGAGAAAAGCAGTCTAAGGAATAAGAAATGTAAGAGGGTAAAAGGTCAATGTCCTGACAGGCTTGATGGTAGAAAATGTTCCATGTCCACTTTGACGACgatgtgttttttaacagcCTCCTTGTAGATGGGGATGCTCTTATTCACCGCAGCCTGCCGGACACAGCAAGCCAACATGAGAAACCATCACATCAACTAACTAATCATACACATGCATACATTATTTCCCTAATTGCTTTTCCTCTCTTCACATCTTCCCCAGTTCACCCTCACCTGAACCATCTCCACATCCTGCTGTCGACAGCGAATGGTAACTTTGTCTTCTAGCAGCTGGTAGAATCCCTGTAAAGCAGgaagacacacactcacatcatGAACAAAGCTTCGGAGTTTTGTACGGGAAATTGTGATCACAGAGGACATTAATGGTACAGAGGTGAGGGGTGACGTCCACTAGAGGGTACTGTTTTTCCagtcatcatccatccatccatccatccattttctataccgcttctcctcattcgaGCCTATCCccactgacttcgggcgagaggcggggtacaccctggactggtcgtccaGTCATCATGTTCAAGCTTATATGTTCAGCGACAAGGGTGAGCATTTATTTAAggcggagtattagggccacactgaaaaaacccccataataatctgagattatgagaataaaattgtacatttccgggaataaagtagtaaattaacgagaaaaaaagtcataaatttacaagaaaaaaacaatcgtaaatttaagaggaaaaaaagtcggaatattaccattgcccaaggccaaagatCACATAAATCCCCCCTTTCCATAGCTGTCACTAAGGAGTATTAAAATACtcagagatttcgagaataaagtcataaatttaagagcaaaaaagtcataaatttaagagcaaaaaagtcatactattaccATTGCCCAGGGCcaaacacatgcaacagagcaccgatagatcactttaaatgccctgtcacaccttgacgatttagccatcttatgccaacgtatgaaaaatttggccaatactggcgtacgtcgaataagttatgtgtaagttttgtatatgtttacaGCACgtggaagcacgccggcatacgtctaagtcgtccaaaaatgttgtgcctgcataaaacttttcgacgtatgtcaacgtatgattcatccgcgggcaataagttatgccatcgttgacacccgttcacacatgttatttgtaagttatgcacaagtcgtaatatgtcaacataccttgagacaaaactatcttagcttgaccagtagagggcactgtgacactaggaatggaactaacattaattttttttgttttttttgcgctTTGCCTGAGAGAAGCAATGCACtttttaatcaagcattatgGATCACTTCAACATAAAGTGCAtaggagtatttacattcaaaaagaatggagagatacaGCATGTTACTGTCCAAGTTAGCGTTAGGTTTGATGCACTGTCAGCACTGTGTTCATACTGGTcaagtatggaatcacaggagtgccaaaattaaaagggaatacgtgtggaaatacaaacagaatcagtaataaaaatatatacaaatgtagtcatattctttttccattttgtcattgttttttctgtattgtctttgttttttccaattcgccgttgtttttcctgttttgtatttgtcttttccacttgcgttttgtcattgcatttagtaatgacaaagacaaaagaatgatttctgcattgtctttgttttttccattttggcgtcgcttttcctgttttgtctttgtcattactaaaatgacattatttttcctcatactattatgagtttattctcatagaattgcaacttattttcttgttagaatgactttttctcttaacattttcacttcattcttgtaaaattacagctgtttttttctcctttctgcggttattttttgtaattatgacttgattcccataatactgtatttcgactccattagaactttttccgcaacctaatttcccaaaaattacaactttattcattgtttggttgtttctgataatattacggcttataaaataacatcttttttctttaatatttcagtttcATCCTActtaaatgacgttatttttcctcagaatgggccgtgatacattttgtgcattaaagatgctaaaagcaaacCATTGTAGGTCAACATATGCTATGCTAGCTGGACACAACATGCTCCTTTCTGTGTTATAGGcggcaaagcaaattagtgtaatatctaataatatgtcAATATGCATAACATATGCAAAAGGATcaataaaaaacgagctgcaGGCCGAAAATGTCCccctggctgcactttggacagccgTGCTTTATGCTCATCACAGTTGCATCAGCTAGAAAACACACGGAGATCATCAGAGATGAGGATCTTACCTGCAGTACCAGTCCCTCCAACAGTCTGGAGTACTTGGCAGGGTCCTGGGCAATCTCTGCCAGTCTTTGGCGGGCTTCCATCAGCAAATCCTGAAATCGGTTAAAGAgacagaaatatatatattttttaattcgtATACATTccagaaaaacatttttcatgatCTCTCACCGTGATCATGTCATCACGGGCCTTCAGCACCTTCAGCCTTGCTTGGTTCATCAGGTGGGACATCTGGCTGTGGGCCACAGGAGGAACAGTCACAGAATAAataagacctccaccaaggctttaACACGTTTAACCTGTGTGGGAACGGCTACCATCAGAGTCAACTGTATAAAGGCTGCCCGCTTCCACGGGATTGTGAATGTGTGTAAGCTGGTGTTTATGCTGTAGTAGAACTTTGAGGAAATAGCCACAAAGGAACCAGACTGGACTGGAGCTGCACTTGACTGTCACGCCGTAGGGGTACATCTGTAGTCAGGAAGTCGGTACGGCCATTGAGACGTGCACACGTGTACATGTGTCAggcctgtctcttgttgagccgcAGAAAATGGTTGCCTGAAAGTA from Dunckerocampus dactyliophorus isolate RoL2022-P2 chromosome 5, RoL_Ddac_1.1, whole genome shotgun sequence encodes the following:
- the slc25a18 gene encoding mitochondrial glutamate carrier 1 isoform X1, which encodes MVGGSEDSGQLDPGCGMHRQSLPAKLINGGVAGLVGVTCVFPIDLAKTRLQNQQGTQVYKGMWDCLAKTVRSEGYFGCYRGAAVNLTLVTPEKAIKLAANDAFRQKLSKDGHLPLWGEVLAGCGAGTCQVVVTTPMEMLKIQLQDAGRLAAQRKVQTPAQATGPGPAPSLTAPQPARPGAPQRTSATSITVQLLKTRGLAGLYRGAGATLMRDVPFSMIYFPLFANLNSLGREKHGSPSDVQARAPFWQSFVAGCAAGSVAAVAVTPLDVIKTRLQTLQKGEGEDSYRGIIDCTRRIMRREGPSAFLKGATCRALVIAPLFGIAQGVYFLGVGEMLLGLLG
- the slc25a18 gene encoding mitochondrial glutamate carrier 1 isoform X2, whose translation is MTENKISLPAKLINGGVAGLVGVTCVFPIDLAKTRLQNQQGTQVYKGMWDCLAKTVRSEGYFGCYRGAAVNLTLVTPEKAIKLAANDAFRQKLSKDGHLPLWGEVLAGCGAGTCQVVVTTPMEMLKIQLQDAGRLAAQRKVQTPAQATGPGPAPSLTAPQPARPGAPQRTSATSITVQLLKTRGLAGLYRGAGATLMRDVPFSMIYFPLFANLNSLGREKHGSPSDVQARAPFWQSFVAGCAAGSVAAVAVTPLDVIKTRLQTLQKGEGEDSYRGIIDCTRRIMRREGPSAFLKGATCRALVIAPLFGIAQGVYFLGVGEMLLGLLG
- the atp6v1e1a gene encoding V-type proton ATPase subunit E 1a yields the protein MALTDADVQKQIKHMMAFIEQEASEKVEEIDAKAEEEFNIEKGRLVQTQRVKIMEYFEKKEKQIEQHKKIQMSHLMNQARLKVLKARDDMITDLLMEARQRLAEIAQDPAKYSRLLEGLVLQGFYQLLEDKVTIRCRQQDVEMVQAAVNKSIPIYKEAVKKHIVVKVDMEHFLPSSLCGGVDVYNDNGKIKVSNTLENRLELLAHQMMPEVRVSLFGANPNRKFTD